GCAGTTCCTTAAGCAGTTCGTCTTTCAAATCTACATTTCGTTCTTCTTTCTTAAAGGTTCTTGAAAAAGGCACGATAATAAGTTTTCGAAAATAGCCTTCTGTAACGTCTGATGAGTCAGGAAGGTTGTTGACTAGAAACACCAAACGGCAGTATGGGCGGTAACTAATCGCAGGACGATACTTAATGTTAATAGTGATGTTATCTCCACTAACAATCGCCTTAAAGTTTTCCGTTTTAAGTGCCTTGCCACCCATTTCGTTCTCAGCAGATATGTTAAGAGATTTGCCAATCATGCTTTCCATACCAAATTGGTCATTAAACTTAGATAGAGGTACGCTGCTGACGTTTTGGGGACCCACTAATTCAGTGATAATGGAAGCCAAAACACTTTTACCATTCGCTCCACTACCATAGTAATAGACCGCCTTTTCTGCTTTGGTTTCCCCAGTCAGCCAGTATCCAATCAACTCTTGATGTACAGCGATTAGTTCAGGATTGTTGAGTGTAATATCACGCATGAAATCATCAAACTTAGGTGCTGTTGCATTCGCATCATAAGGAATTGGGATTTGAACTGTAGAAAGGTACATTGGCGAATGTTCATGTAGCCTGAACGTAGACAGATTTAACATGCCATTCTTTAAGTTGATAAAGTTGCGTCCTGTGTTCATCTCTTCAACAATAGGTGCTTCACGTTGGAGAGCTCGAATAATCTCAGTTTCATATGTGCTTTTCCAACTGTTCCATCTACCTTCATGCATCACTGCCCTGATTATTTTTCCGAGATTCACTTCAGAAAGCTCTTCATATACACCCATTTTGTTGTATAGAAAGAGTCTTCCGTCTCTTGTTGAACGCACATGGCAACGCTTGAGGAAATGCCTTGCAAAAACGTTGGCGTTAAAGTGGTATCGTTTCTTTTTATCATCGTAAAGAAACCCTCTTTCTTCCGCCTTTCCAACCTTCAGAACTTGCCCCAGTTCCAAAAGCAATGCTTCCGGAACCAGTGAGTCAGCAATCAATTCAGCAGACTTGAATCGTTCTAAAGACTTGTGTTTAGGCATATCGTGGACATGTTCCATTAAAGCAGAGAAGAACGAATCTTCCTCTCCTACCGCCTCCGTGCTAATAGCAGTTACCAATAAGGATTGTTTTTCTGGAACATCAATCTCCTGTACCAAAACTCTAAGGGTCTCCGAAGATTCTAGCAATCTTAGTTTGCTGATTGGATGATTTGATAAAAAGTTGTGAGCTTCTTTTTTATCCAGACGAACATTCTCATTTTTACTTACATTTACCTGTCCTACATCAAATCGCTCGTTTGCTTGAATAGGGTGATTTTGAGAAGCACTTGACTCCTCGCTGTTTGTATTAGGTTTACTATTGTGAAGCACCGGTCGCCTAACCTTTTTCAATGCCATTACGCTACCTCCCCATACAAGGCAAATGAACTGCAATTAATAATCTCTATAGGCTCGTTATCCCTTGCTCCAAAGCATTTAGAGTTAAATTCAGGAAAGAAGTTAATTGAGCCATTACTTACAGATTTAACTGAGCATTCAGGGTCATCCATGTAGCAACCATCTTGAATCACAATTCCCCAAATTCCAGTCTGGTTAAGAAACTCTGCAAACTCTAGTTGTAACCCAGCGTATTGCCCTCTAGTCATTACCATCTGAAAACCCTTAGGGTAGAAGTCAATCTCTAAAAATTCTTCATGAATAATGATTCGATTCGCTAGTACTTTCTGACCTGAAAGGTCCTTTACTACTCTTTTAATTTCTCTTTTCAATCCATCTCGAGAAGTGCCTTTAGGTATTGGAACCTGAGCTGCTAGACGGTAGATTGCATTGACACCGTCATAGTGGTCGTTCCTTGCAGCAGTAAGGGATGAGATTGCAATGTGATAGTTATTATTTTTATGAATCATAAACTTTACCTCCGTAGTTGTTTTTGTTTACGATTCTCATTGTATTTGGGAATTAATGAATCATCACGGAAAGATTTTAGAGGAAATGCACGAAAAAAAATTCCTTGACATAACAAAAACCTTCTGAGCCCTTTAAAGTTCAGAAGGTTTTTGTTGTTTTTGTTCTATTAGCTCTTGTATCTCTTGTTGAATAGATGGAGGAAGTTCAAGGAAATCTGCGGTAGTATACATCTTCTTTTGATTTAAGTGAGGATAAGAATTTATCACTTCAAGAAAGGATTCTTGAAATAGTAACTGCTGTTGTACTTGCTGTCTATACAAAGCACTTAAATTCCTTAAGTCATTCATATATTGTTCCTGAAATTCTAGCTTTGACTTTAGGCTGCTCAGGTCATCGAATAGAGAAAAATCATTCTTTACAATGCGCATTACCTCATTAATATTTTTCTCGCTCTCCAAGTAATAGTCATCGCTCATCTGG
The window above is part of the Cytobacillus sp. FSL H8-0458 genome. Proteins encoded here:
- a CDS encoding DNA primase family protein, which gives rise to MALKKVRRPVLHNSKPNTNSEESSASQNHPIQANERFDVGQVNVSKNENVRLDKKEAHNFLSNHPISKLRLLESSETLRVLVQEIDVPEKQSLLVTAISTEAVGEEDSFFSALMEHVHDMPKHKSLERFKSAELIADSLVPEALLLELGQVLKVGKAEERGFLYDDKKKRYHFNANVFARHFLKRCHVRSTRDGRLFLYNKMGVYEELSEVNLGKIIRAVMHEGRWNSWKSTYETEIIRALQREAPIVEEMNTGRNFINLKNGMLNLSTFRLHEHSPMYLSTVQIPIPYDANATAPKFDDFMRDITLNNPELIAVHQELIGYWLTGETKAEKAVYYYGSGANGKSVLASIITELVGPQNVSSVPLSKFNDQFGMESMIGKSLNISAENEMGGKALKTENFKAIVSGDNITINIKYRPAISYRPYCRLVFLVNNLPDSSDVTEGYFRKLIIVPFSRTFKKEERNVDLKDELLKELPGILIWAILGLQRLRSNNYQFSACKAIEETERAYYDEQNPVREFFHSHVVQEDGFRTKQSDFYNMYSQWLNVQGIDDKGTKSRQVFWRYFKVILDSENIPIVKKKIKGTVYYDGIKLIELEDFQFPTLAGDIIQF